Proteins co-encoded in one Bradyrhizobium sp. 170 genomic window:
- a CDS encoding EH signature domain-containing protein — MNLAERLEELKRTKSIVRQPKLRRHSLMEKSFELIDTRYARVQAVNPADFEHLYLKLRSLSEEGALADLSLREMRLTASSLFEGNERLAEDQKFLEQYFDAIRPIRSRMILKRLIHSYCVHFDPAHPGIRHIGAFLAEAVSAHDDQWEWNERHRIYKFFTSERAPQELAQSVIDSVTPRVDLAKAGLRGQLWGTGLSTHVFLSSLRAIQDRLETNPTLRDVERAIAWVRNDAGGLFFLANRSNLVETLLWPWIDRDPPLDIRKRIQEFLLDAVNDPRIDRGSWLGTDESARGVMVRWLAQATLEQFLKVVDRVAAAHQWEYRRAFWNAYIEKGWVSNAWVAFGSSGAAVARQIAAESGDNLMKRFASLSGASTDQAVLLLQIGELSIADWSHNGKLRIWRRGNPNSPSFDEPSYVATELRSGSDFDIAHLPPDGWQSRAESYIRRFTGLRLSTIEFMPSRRR; from the coding sequence ATGAATCTGGCCGAACGATTGGAAGAGCTGAAACGCACCAAATCAATCGTGCGACAACCCAAGCTGCGTCGTCATTCGCTTATGGAAAAATCGTTCGAGCTTATCGACACACGTTATGCGAGAGTCCAGGCTGTAAACCCGGCGGACTTTGAACATCTCTACCTGAAGCTGCGATCATTATCAGAAGAGGGGGCGCTGGCCGACCTATCGTTGAGAGAGATGCGGCTGACCGCGAGTAGTCTGTTTGAAGGCAACGAACGGTTGGCTGAAGACCAAAAATTCCTGGAACAGTATTTCGACGCGATACGTCCAATTCGAAGCCGAATGATTCTGAAGCGTCTCATTCATAGTTACTGTGTCCATTTCGATCCAGCTCATCCTGGCATTCGGCACATTGGTGCATTCCTAGCAGAGGCAGTGTCCGCTCACGATGACCAGTGGGAATGGAACGAACGACATCGCATTTACAAGTTTTTCACTTCTGAGCGCGCGCCCCAGGAGCTTGCTCAGTCCGTCATTGACAGTGTGACGCCGCGAGTAGATTTGGCTAAAGCTGGCTTAAGGGGGCAGCTCTGGGGTACCGGTCTTTCCACCCACGTTTTCCTGAGTAGTTTAAGAGCAATTCAAGATCGGCTCGAAACCAACCCCACTCTTCGGGACGTGGAGCGCGCAATCGCGTGGGTTAGGAATGACGCCGGGGGGCTCTTTTTCTTGGCCAACCGAAGTAACCTTGTTGAAACTCTCCTTTGGCCGTGGATTGACAGAGATCCTCCACTTGATATCCGCAAACGTATCCAAGAGTTTCTTTTGGACGCTGTAAATGACCCTAGAATCGACCGTGGGTCATGGCTCGGCACCGATGAGTCTGCACGCGGGGTTATGGTTAGATGGTTAGCTCAGGCAACGCTCGAACAGTTCTTAAAGGTGGTCGATAGAGTCGCGGCCGCACATCAGTGGGAGTATCGTCGCGCATTTTGGAATGCCTACATCGAGAAAGGCTGGGTAAGCAATGCGTGGGTAGCCTTTGGGAGTAGCGGGGCGGCTGTAGCTAGGCAGATTGCTGCAGAGTCGGGCGACAACCTTATGAAGCGATTCGCGAGCTTGAGTGGCGCCAGTACGGATCAGGCGGTTCTACTTTTGCAAATCGGCGAATTATCTATCGCTGATTGGAGTCACAACGGAAAGCTGAGGATCTGGCGACGAGGGAACCCAAACTCACCGAGCTTTGACGAACCGTCTTATGTTGCGACCGAGCTCCGATCCGGGTCTGATTTTGATATCGCTCACCTTCCCCCCGATGGATGGCAGAGCAGGGCGGAAAGTTATATTCGGCGGTTCACCGGCCTCAGATTGTCAACAATAGAATTCATGCCTTCCAGGAGGCGGTGA
- the zorA gene encoding anti-phage ZorAB system protein ZorA, whose translation MEVTEKGWMMGGLFDQVPSFLDLGTWTNNLIIPLFQLFKNDAVAPALASSILIVAVLISIVFLIESFYIRGQIGRRARAIKLVSRAAFVDALPNIERRMLASGYLRHSWQKFRETLIEPTGNEPDYDTAIRNTERPQHYFNMSEAGLRFPLYRAMPNLLVGVGLLLTFVGLVTALYFTTEALNSAHDLDASQDALKNLLHAASFKFYTSVAGLGGSILLTIVLKYGMAKVEDSFDNLAAVLESKVLFVTPESIAFDHYREAKEQTRNLKLFNTEVAISVGRRIEEALAATLPKMLEQAMAPIGQALTDVADKLNSKSESAIGEMAGSFVDRLQGATGEQMQRLADTLGDLRSSIDNINSRMNESGTGLAENVAKSTQDLQVAITTMTAALEELTSNTARSVEGGSSTLNKHIETAAATLESVSTKIAQVLSDSTDRMRGGSEQASAAFAAELSRATEKFHEASDRTAARIEEAVAAISSKLVGEAGEISNRIAKAATEAGETSRMEVASAGLELARAFSSMGDQLLAGLGRFQDGLDGTSLKIAEIERGIAQHVGTLGQLSKATEDTGNAMSGTARSIRDAGAPLAESARLIADASKNIADATGSTQQTVEGAQVEIRNITQLLQHTLEVTTQQWQNYERRFKGVDDNLGAILDRIIKSVQENLEGLSSFVEKVDEKLSGAVDKLGGGIDDLGEFAQSMEQITLRLNGTNHPGVRPS comes from the coding sequence ATGGAGGTTACTGAAAAGGGGTGGATGATGGGGGGCCTATTTGATCAAGTACCCAGTTTCCTGGATCTGGGAACCTGGACCAACAACCTAATCATTCCACTGTTTCAACTGTTCAAAAACGATGCCGTTGCGCCCGCACTGGCGTCTTCGATTCTGATTGTCGCGGTATTGATCTCCATCGTGTTTCTGATCGAGTCGTTCTACATAAGAGGTCAGATCGGCAGGCGAGCCAGAGCGATAAAACTCGTAAGTAGAGCCGCTTTTGTTGACGCGTTACCAAACATCGAACGACGAATGTTGGCTAGCGGTTATCTTCGTCATTCCTGGCAGAAGTTTCGGGAAACGTTGATTGAGCCTACCGGAAACGAGCCGGATTACGATACAGCGATCCGTAATACCGAGCGACCGCAACACTACTTCAACATGTCGGAAGCGGGTCTTCGCTTTCCCCTATATCGAGCCATGCCCAATCTGCTTGTTGGAGTTGGCTTGCTGCTTACGTTTGTGGGACTTGTTACGGCACTTTATTTTACAACCGAGGCACTAAATAGCGCTCATGACCTTGATGCAAGTCAAGACGCGCTAAAGAATCTTCTGCATGCCGCGTCGTTCAAATTCTATACATCTGTCGCGGGTCTTGGCGGCTCGATTCTCCTAACCATCGTGCTCAAATACGGCATGGCCAAGGTTGAGGACAGCTTCGATAATTTAGCGGCTGTCCTTGAGAGTAAAGTGCTTTTTGTGACGCCGGAGTCTATCGCCTTCGATCACTATCGCGAAGCGAAGGAGCAGACTAGGAATCTTAAACTCTTCAACACCGAGGTTGCCATCAGCGTCGGACGGCGCATAGAGGAAGCTCTTGCCGCCACCTTGCCGAAAATGCTTGAGCAGGCGATGGCCCCTATAGGCCAGGCACTGACCGATGTCGCTGATAAGCTCAATTCAAAAAGTGAGAGTGCGATTGGAGAGATGGCCGGCAGCTTTGTTGATAGACTGCAAGGCGCAACCGGAGAGCAGATGCAGCGTCTCGCTGATACGCTGGGAGATCTAAGGTCGTCTATCGACAATATTAATAGTCGGATGAATGAGAGCGGTACTGGTTTAGCGGAGAACGTTGCAAAATCGACTCAAGATCTGCAGGTCGCCATCACGACAATGACGGCGGCACTCGAAGAGCTAACGTCCAATACTGCACGAAGCGTCGAGGGTGGAAGCTCCACTTTAAACAAACATATTGAAACGGCCGCAGCAACGCTCGAGTCGGTAAGCACCAAAATCGCACAAGTGCTGAGCGATAGCACGGATCGTATGAGGGGCGGCTCAGAGCAGGCAAGTGCTGCTTTCGCCGCAGAACTCTCGCGCGCGACGGAAAAATTCCACGAAGCGTCAGATCGAACCGCGGCGCGCATTGAAGAGGCCGTCGCAGCAATTTCGAGCAAGCTGGTTGGCGAGGCTGGCGAGATAAGCAACCGAATTGCGAAAGCAGCGACGGAAGCGGGAGAAACGTCGCGTATGGAGGTGGCAAGTGCTGGCTTGGAGTTGGCCAGAGCGTTTTCGAGCATGGGCGACCAGCTTCTTGCCGGCCTCGGCCGATTTCAGGACGGTCTCGATGGTACATCTTTGAAAATCGCTGAGATTGAACGTGGTATAGCCCAGCATGTTGGGACACTCGGGCAGCTGTCTAAGGCCACAGAAGACACCGGAAATGCCATGTCAGGAACTGCTCGTTCTATCCGAGATGCGGGAGCGCCCCTCGCTGAGAGCGCTCGACTAATTGCCGATGCTTCTAAGAACATTGCAGACGCGACCGGAAGTACTCAGCAAACCGTTGAAGGTGCGCAAGTAGAGATCCGCAATATAACTCAACTTCTCCAGCACACGTTGGAGGTAACGACTCAGCAGTGGCAGAACTATGAGCGTCGTTTCAAGGGAGTTGACGACAATTTGGGGGCCATACTCGACCGCATTATCAAATCTGTTCAGGAGAACCTTGAAGGCTTGAGTTCCTTCGTTGAGAAGGTCGACGAGAAGCTTTCCGGGGCGGTCGATAAATTGGGAGGCGGAATTGATGACCTTGGCGAATTTGCACAGTCTATGGAGCAAATAACTTTGCGTCTGAATGGCACGAATCATCCCGGCGTTAGGCCGAGCTGA